Below is a genomic region from Actinoallomurus bryophytorum.
TCCTCGCCAAGGACAATCCGGACTTTCCGGCGGCCCACGCCGCCGCGGCGCACGCTCGTGGCCTGCTGGACGGCTCACCGGGATCGCTGGAACACGCCGCCGGCGCCCACACCGGCCCCTGGCCGCGCGCTTCGGCCACCGAGGATCTGGCGCTGCTGCTCGTCACGTACGGGGACGCCGGCGCGCGGCGGCGTACGGTCGCCACCTTCGACGCCGCCCTCGCGGCCTACGAGGCGATGGGCGCCACCCGCGACGCGGCACGGGTACGGCGGCGGCTGCGGCGCCTGGGCGTGCGCCGCCGGCACTGGACGCACACGGACCGGCCCGTGTCGGGCTGGGCCAGCCTTACCGACACCGAACGCGCCGTGTCCGAGCTGGTCGCCCAGGGGCTGACCAACCGGCAGGTGGCCGACCAGCTGTTCATGAGCGCGCATACGGTCGCGTTCCACCTGCGCCATGTCTTCCGCAAGCTGGAGATCGGCTCACGCGTGGAGCTGACCCGCCTCATCCTGCAGCGGAGTGCGTGATCACGGAGCCCGCCCGTCGTCGCGTGCTGCCTGCTCGAAGCCTGGTCAAGCGGTGAGGGCGGCGGCGAGCAGGGCGGCGGGGCCGTCGAGAAGGCCGCGGTGCAGGAGTTCGGTGCGGTGGGTCAGGCGCGGCGCGATGATCGGCACCGCGACCCCGGACGAGACGCCGTGGAGCGCGGACTCCGGCAGTAGCGCGAGCCCATGCCCGGCCGTGGCGAGGGCGATCAGGCCACGGACGTCGGTGCCCTCGTAGCGCAGACACGGCCGGTAGCCCTCGATCCCGGTCGCGGCGCGCAGCCGGTCCAGGGGCATCGCGGTCTCGGGTGCGTCGATCCAGCGTGCGTCCGCCAGGTCGGCCAGGCCCAGCCCGGCCCTGCCCGTAAGCGGGTGCCCGGTGGGAAGGAGCACCACGAGTGGCTCCACGGCCACCGCGTGGGTCGTCAGCGGCCCGGCGTCAGGCAGGCGGAGCGGGTCGGTCGGGGCCGCGACGCCGTCCACCAGGCCGAGGTCGAGCGTGCCGTCGGCGACCTGCCTGACGACGGACTCGCGCTCCAGGACCCGCACGGTCACCGAGGCGAGCGGCCGTGCCGCGCGAACGTCGGCGAGCTTCGCGGCGAGTACGGGCGCCGCCGGCGCGGAGGTGCCCACGGCAAGGCGGGCGGTGGGCACCTCCGCGAGGCGGGTGACGTCGGCGCGCGCGGCGGCGAGGCGCAGCAGCAGTGGTTCGGCGTGTTCGAGCAGGCGGGCACCGGCCTCGGTGGGAGTGACCGGCCGGCGGTGCAGCAGGGGCGTCCGCAGGTCGGCTTCGAGCGCGGCGATGTGCTGGGAGACGGCCGACTGGGTGTAGCCCAGCTCATCGGCCGCGGCGGAGAACGAGGCGCACCGGGCCACCGCCACGAACGTACGGAGCAGATGCGGGTCCACGCCCATAAGTATCGCTAATACAAGTGCCAGGAATCATCGTTGGACCTGAACTCGGCGGCCGCATGAGGATGCCTCCATGAACTCCTTCGCGCCCCGCGTCGCCCTGGTCGGCGACCGCTCACCGAACGTCCGCGCCCACACGCGGATTCCGGCGCTGCTCACCGCGCTCGCGGAACGTGAGCGTCTGGTCCTCGACGCCTACTGGATCCCGACCGAGGAGGCCGAGGGGTCCGAGGAGTCCCTGGCCGGGTTCGACGCGATCTGGCTGGTGCCGGGAAGTCCGTACCGGAGCGAGGCCGGGGCACTCACGGCGGCGCGTACCGCACGCGAGCGGGGGATCCCGTTTCTCGGGACCTGCGGCGGTTTCCAGCACGCCCTTCTGGAGTACGCGAGGAACGTGTGCGGGCTCACCTCGGCCGGGCACGCGGAGACCGGGTCCGGCGCCGGCGACCCGCTGATCGTGCCGCTCGCGTGCTCGCTGGCCGGGCACGAGGGCACCGTGCGGGTGACGGCGGGATCACTCGCCGAACAGGCCCTGGGCGCGGAGCGCACCGTCGAGCGCTACCACTGCTCGTACGGCCTGAGCCCGGCGTTCCTCGGCGTTCTGCGTGAGCACGGGCTGCGCTTCACCGGCGTGGACGAGAACGGAGAGGTACGCATCGCCGAGCTGCCCGGTCACCCGTTCTTCCTCGTCACGCTCTTCCAGCCCGAGCTCGCCGGAGACGGCGACCGTGCCCACCCCGTCATCAAGGCCCTCGCCGGTGCCGCGCGGGCGACGCGTCGCCCGCAGGTGGCCGAGACCTCGTCCGTGCCGTGGACAAGGCGACTATCGTCGTGAGTTCTCCCCTGAAAGGCCTTCACCGATGATGCTGCGTCTCGCCGGACTCGTCATAGCCGGTACCGGGGCGGCCCACTTCGCCGCTCCTGAGCTCTTCAACCCGATCACCAAGGCCGCGTTCCCCGAGAACACCCGTGAGTGGACCTACGGCGTCGGCGCCGTCGAGGTCGCCCTTGGTCTGGCGGTGACCAGCAAGAAGACCCGTCTCCTGGGGCTGGCGGGCACCGCCGGGTACGCCTACTGGCTGACCAGCCGGGTCCGCGCGGGCCGCGCCGAGGGCTGACTCACCGCAGGCCGGCCTCGTGCACCAGGATGGCCGCCTGCACGCGGTTGACCAGGCCGAGCTTGGCCAGCGCCCGGCTGACGTGCGCCTTGACCGTGGCCTCGCGCATCGAGAGCTCCCGGCCGATCTCGGCGTTCGACAGGCCGCGGGCGACCGCGCGTACGACCTGTCCCTCGCGTTCGGTCAGGGCGGTCAGGCGCTCGCACGCCACCTCGGCACCGGACGGGCCCTTCTCGGCGAACGAGCTGATCAGCCGCCGGGTGACGGTCGGCGCGAGCATGGCGTTGCCCGCCGCGACCGTGCGTACGGCGGCGGCCAGGTCACGCGGCGGGGTGTCCTTGAGCAGGAACCCGACCGCACCCGCGCGCAGCGCCCGGTGCACGTGCTCGTCCAGGTCGAACGTGGTCAGCATGATCACCTTCGGCGGATCGGGTAGCCGCGTGACGCGCTCGGCGGCGGTCAGGCCGTCGAGGCCGGGCATCCGCACGTCCATCAGCACGACGTCGGCTCGTAGCCGCTCGACGGCACCGACCGCCTCGGCGCCGTCCCTGGCCTCGCCCACCACGACGATGTCGCCGGCCGCCTCCAGGATCAGCCGCAGCCCGGCGCGTACGAGCGCCTCGTCGTCGACGATCAGTACCCGGATCACCCCGGCCCTCCCGCCGGCAGCCTGGCGACCATGCCGAAGCCGCCGTCCGGCTCCCGGCGTGCCTCGAACTCGCCGCCGAGCAGGCCGACGCGCTCCCGCAGTCCGCTCAGGCCGAGTCCGGCTCCGGGAAGCGGATCGGCCGGAGGCGGGGCCGGGCCGTTGCGCACCGCCACCTCGAACCCCGCCGGCAGATAACGCAGGACGACATCGGTGGACGCGTCACCTGCGTGCTTGTGCACGTTGGTCAGGCCCTCCTGCACGATCCGGTACGCGGTCCGCTCGACGAGCTCGGGCAGCGGACGCGTCTCACCCTCGTCGCGGCGGGTGACGCGGATGCCCAGGCCACGGGTCTGGTCGAGGAGCCGGTCCAGGTCGGCGAGGGTCGGCTGCGGAGTGGTCGCGTCGCCGCCGGAGCGAAGGACGCCCAGCACGCCACGGAGATCACCGAGCGCCTCCCGCCCGATCCCGCGGATCAGCGCGGCCGCCTCGGCGGTGCCTTCGTCGTGGGTACCCACCTCCAGCGCGCCCGCGTGCAGCACCATCAGCGACACGCGATGGGCGACGACGTCGTGCATCTCCCGCGCGATCCGCGTGCGTTCCTGCGCGCGTGCCTGCTCGGTGCGGGCCCGGTGCTCACGCTCCAGCCGCTCGGCGCGGTCCCGTAGCGCCGCGAGGGCCTGCCGGCGCGCGTTCACCCAGAGCCCCGTCGCCAGCGGCAACGCCACCAGTACGGCGAACAGAACCGCGATGTTGGGAAACGTCCCGGTGGTGATGTAGCGGACGCCGCCGATCGCCGCGCTCACCCCGACCGAGACCCCGGCCACCGCGAGCGCCGCCAGACCGAACACCGGCACGTACGCGCGCCGCAGCGTCGTCCCCGCGTAGTAGGACGCGACGATCGGGACGGGCCAGAGCGCCAGCCACACCCAGCCCGCCGCGGCGAACGCGAACACGGGCCACCGGCGGCGCCGGGCGAGACCGGCCGCGACGCCGGACGCCGCGCAGAACACCAGGACCAGCGGATGGATCCAGGCGGCCTTTCCCCCGTCTGCCAGCGGGAAGAGCATGCCGAGGTAACTCTCGCCGGAGGCCGTCGACGCCAGGCAGACGACGACGCCGAGCATCCAGGGCACGGCCCGGTCGACCACGCGACCGGCCCGCCTCAGCGTCGGTCCGATCGGCACCGCCTGGCCATGCTCCACGGGCCCGAGCGTACGGGGCGCGGGCGACGGGCGGCCACGACGATCGTCGCCGCCCACACCGACGAAAGTCGCAGCCCGCCGATCGCCCACCGGCCGAGGCGTCCTCCCGCCGGCCACCGGAAGAGTGCGTGCCATGCGAACCCTCATCCTTGGTGGTCTGCTGGCCACGACCATCACGCTGGCAGGCGCGGTTTCGTCCGCGCCGCCGGCCGCCGCGCGGAGCCTCCCGTACGCCGCGCTGCGGCTGCCCCGGCCCACCGGGTCACATCCGGTGGGCGCGGCGACGCTGAGCCTGGCCGACCGCTCACGCACCGATCCGTGGGTCCCGGCGTCGGGCGCACGGCGGCTCATGGTCTCCCTCCGGTATCCGGCACGCGCCGCCGCCGGGAGGCACGCGCCGTACATGACGCCGCAGGAGTCGGCCCTCCTGCTCGAGGGGCAGCGCGTGACGGACGTGCCGCCGGACGTGTTGAGCGGCACCCGTACCGACGCGTTCGCCGCCGCCCCACCTCTCCGTGGCCGGCACCCGCTGGTCGTGCTGTCCCCCGGCTTCTCCCTGCCGCGCTCGTCGCTCACCTCCCTGGCCGAGGACCTGGCGAGCCGGGGCTACGTCGTCGCCGTGATCGACCACACGTACGAGACCTTCGGCACGACGTTCCCTGACGGCCACACCACGACATGCGTCGCGTGTGAGCAGCGGCAGACGCCGGAACTGGCGCGGAAGGTGGTCGGGGGACGGGTCGCCGACGTGTCGTTCGTCCTCGACCGGCTGCTCGGCTCGCGGACCTGGAACGGGCTCATCGACCCGTCGCGCATCGGCATGGCGGGGCACTCCATCGGCGGGGACGGCACGGCCGCGGCCATGGGGGCCGACGCTCGCATCCGCGCCGGCATCAACATGGACGGTGCCATCAACACGCCCATCTCGGGTCTGTCGCGCCCGTTCCTGCTGATGGGAACCGTGGCGGCGCACGCCCCGGACTCCACCGTGGACCCGTCCTGGAACAAGGAGTGGCCACACCTGACCGGCTGGAGGCGCTGGGTCACCGTGGCCGGCACCCAGCACTCGTCGTTCACCGATCTCCACCCGCTCGCCGACCAGCTCGGCCTGGACTTCGGCACCGACATCTCCGGGGTCAGGGCCGTACAGATCACCCGGGCCTACGTGGGCGCCTTCTTCGACCTGCACCTCCGGCACCGGCCCGCGTCCCTCCTCGACGGGCCGTCCGGTGGCTATCCGGAGGTGGGTTTCTGGAACTGACCGGGGACGGCGCCGCGCCGTCCCCGGTCCGGTCCCGGTCCCGGTGCCGGTCAGCGTCCGAAGACCATGAGCGCCGAGCCCCGGTCGTTCGGGTACGGGGTGAAGGCGTAGCCGGCCTGGGTGTAGAGCAGGCCGTGGGAGACGACCGCGCCACCGCCGCCGGACAGCGCGCCGCCACGACCCGGCAGGCCGTTGACGCCCTGGACGTCACGCATCGTGTCGTAGCTCCACAGGATCTTGCCGGTGCTCGCGGAGTAGGCGCGCATCTTGCCGTCCATGCCGCCCTCCCAGACGAGACCGGGCGTGGTGGTCACCGCCGGCGTGAAGCCGCGCTGGCAGATGTCCGGGTACGCGGCGGCGCCTCCCGTGGTGCACCCGTCCGCCGGGCTCGGCGTCTGCCACAGCACGTGCCCGGTGGCCGGATCGAGGGCGAACAGCGTCCCCGGATTCGCCATGTACGTCGCGACGTACAGCCGGTGGCCGTCGTAGCTCGAACCCCACTGGATGCCGGACAGACCACCGTTCGGCATCGGCTCGGACAGCTGCCGTCGCCAGACCGCCTTGCCCGTACGTGCGTCGAGTACGTGGTAGACACCGACCTTCTGCCCGATGCCGACCAGACGCCGCCCACCCGCGGTGAACACGTTGGGCGCGGCACCGAGGTCGAAGTCCAGAGCGGTGCCGTCCGGCAGGTTGGGGCAGTACTTCTGGTCCTCCGGCTGGTCACTGCCGCACTCCGCGCGCCAGGTGTCGACGTCGGTCATCTTCCGCGTCCAGCGCGCCCGTCCGGTCGTGGTGTCGAGCGCCAGTACGGAATCGAAGTGGCCGCCGCTGCCGGTGTAGTTCTGCCCGGTGCCGACGTAGAGGGTGCGGGTGACCGGGTCGACGGCCGGGGTGCTCCACACGCCCCCTCCGGAGGGTGCGTACTTCGGCAGGCCGTTCGGCCAGGTCCCGTCCTGGCGGGGCTTCGGCACGGTGTAGTAACGCCAGGCCGGGAGCCCGGTGTCGGCGTCGAGCGCGTCGAGATGGCCGCGGAACGTACAGCACGCGTGGTCCTTGCCGATGACGTTCTCGCCGCTGGACACCCCGACGTAGACCCGGTCGCCGAAGACGAGCGGGGAGCTCGTGACGATGGCGCCGAGGGTGTCGTCGAGCCGCCGCACCCATTCCAGCCGCCCGGTGCGCTGGTCGAGCGCGTACAGGTAGCCGCG
It encodes:
- a CDS encoding alpha/beta hydrolase family protein; its protein translation is MRTLILGGLLATTITLAGAVSSAPPAAARSLPYAALRLPRPTGSHPVGAATLSLADRSRTDPWVPASGARRLMVSLRYPARAAAGRHAPYMTPQESALLLEGQRVTDVPPDVLSGTRTDAFAAAPPLRGRHPLVVLSPGFSLPRSSLTSLAEDLASRGYVVAVIDHTYETFGTTFPDGHTTTCVACEQRQTPELARKVVGGRVADVSFVLDRLLGSRTWNGLIDPSRIGMAGHSIGGDGTAAAMGADARIRAGINMDGAINTPISGLSRPFLLMGTVAAHAPDSTVDPSWNKEWPHLTGWRRWVTVAGTQHSSFTDLHPLADQLGLDFGTDISGVRAVQITRAYVGAFFDLHLRHRPASLLDGPSGGYPEVGFWN
- a CDS encoding LysR family transcriptional regulator, with amino-acid sequence MDPHLLRTFVAVARCASFSAAADELGYTQSAVSQHIAALEADLRTPLLHRRPVTPTEAGARLLEHAEPLLLRLAAARADVTRLAEVPTARLAVGTSAPAAPVLAAKLADVRAARPLASVTVRVLERESVVRQVADGTLDLGLVDGVAAPTDPLRLPDAGPLTTHAVAVEPLVVLLPTGHPLTGRAGLGLADLADARWIDAPETAMPLDRLRAATGIEGYRPCLRYEGTDVRGLIALATAGHGLALLPESALHGVSSGVAVPIIAPRLTHRTELLHRGLLDGPAALLAAALTA
- a CDS encoding sensor histidine kinase codes for the protein MEHGQAVPIGPTLRRAGRVVDRAVPWMLGVVVCLASTASGESYLGMLFPLADGGKAAWIHPLVLVFCAASGVAAGLARRRRWPVFAFAAAGWVWLALWPVPIVASYYAGTTLRRAYVPVFGLAALAVAGVSVGVSAAIGGVRYITTGTFPNIAVLFAVLVALPLATGLWVNARRQALAALRDRAERLEREHRARTEQARAQERTRIAREMHDVVAHRVSLMVLHAGALEVGTHDEGTAEAAALIRGIGREALGDLRGVLGVLRSGGDATTPQPTLADLDRLLDQTRGLGIRVTRRDEGETRPLPELVERTAYRIVQEGLTNVHKHAGDASTDVVLRYLPAGFEVAVRNGPAPPPADPLPGAGLGLSGLRERVGLLGGEFEARREPDGGFGMVARLPAGGPG
- a CDS encoding PQQ-binding-like beta-propeller repeat protein, which codes for MRGRGTTLVITAAMAAALSLAGPSAAAVRTANGDWPTWQGDRLGDRFNPAEHDITPANVGGLKLKWAFAYPQQAGTPRSQPAVVGGTVYFGGPDGRMYARDARTGAARWSFDLASVGTGGTQVQDGPAVARGKVYFGDVRGYLYALDQRTGRLEWVRRLDDTLGAIVTSSPLVFGDRVYVGVSSGENVIGKDHACCTFRGHLDALDADTGLPAWRYYTVPKPRQDGTWPNGLPKYAPSGGGVWSTPAVDPVTRTLYVGTGQNYTGSGGHFDSVLALDTTTGRARWTRKMTDVDTWRAECGSDQPEDQKYCPNLPDGTALDFDLGAAPNVFTAGGRRLVGIGQKVGVYHVLDARTGKAVWRRQLSEPMPNGGLSGIQWGSSYDGHRLYVATYMANPGTLFALDPATGHVLWQTPSPADGCTTGGAAAYPDICQRGFTPAVTTTPGLVWEGGMDGKMRAYSASTGKILWSYDTMRDVQGVNGLPGRGGALSGGGGAVVSHGLLYTQAGYAFTPYPNDRGSALMVFGR
- a CDS encoding CTP synthase C-terminal region-related (seleno)protein; its protein translation is MNSFAPRVALVGDRSPNVRAHTRIPALLTALAERERLVLDAYWIPTEEAEGSEESLAGFDAIWLVPGSPYRSEAGALTAARTARERGIPFLGTCGGFQHALLEYARNVCGLTSAGHAETGSGAGDPLIVPLACSLAGHEGTVRVTAGSLAEQALGAERTVERYHCSYGLSPAFLGVLREHGLRFTGVDENGEVRIAELPGHPFFLVTLFQPELAGDGDRAHPVIKALAGAARATRRPQVAETSSVPWTRRLSS
- a CDS encoding response regulator, with amino-acid sequence MIRVLIVDDEALVRAGLRLILEAAGDIVVVGEARDGAEAVGAVERLRADVVLMDVRMPGLDGLTAAERVTRLPDPPKVIMLTTFDLDEHVHRALRAGAVGFLLKDTPPRDLAAAVRTVAAGNAMLAPTVTRRLISSFAEKGPSGAEVACERLTALTEREGQVVRAVARGLSNAEIGRELSMREATVKAHVSRALAKLGLVNRVQAAILVHEAGLR